The sequence GAGTTTAGGTATTCTTTGTAAAACTGGCTGCCAAATTTAAAGCCAAGAACCGCTCTGTTGTGTCTTTCTGGCTCTAAATTCGGATTTGCTATCCAGCCATTATCGCCTGCACCATAAAGTGCATTAAAACGCTCCATATTGCTTGGCAAGCGAGATAAACTCTCAAGTTTTACAAAGTAGCTATCCTTGTCGTTTGGTGTAAATTTATATTTTAAACTTGCGCTAAAAGCGTCTTTTTTGATCTTATCGCTTACGTCTTTGCCATAAATTTGACGAAGTAGCCCGCGAGTCGTACTAATGGCTGGATTTGGTGCAAAAAATTTAGCATCAAGTCCGTTAAGCTTACTTCTTTGCTCTTCATATTTTAAGGCAAGCGAGGCTTCATTTGCTTCATTAAATTTATAAGCAAGTGTGTCAAAGAGCATAAATTTATCATTTCTAACATCAGCAAATCTGTATCCGTTAAAGACCCAGTTATTGCCTTGCTTCATGTATCTTTTGCCGTCATGTTTATCTTTTTCAAAGCCAGCACCTATTTGATTGTAAAAGCTTGAAAAATCAACATCATACTTTAAATTTGCCTCAAATATATTCCTTTTTAAATCCACTTTCACATTTGGAGTGGCATCTCTTAGATGAAAATTATCAGCTTTTCGCTCAACCTTTTTTAGGATAAGTTCAAAATTTAGCGTATTTGAAAGATCTTCTTCGCCTAAGCGAATATTTAGTTTGCCAACTTTTCTTGTCGTTTTAAAAGCATCCATCGCATGTTCTGGCTGCTTGTCTTTGTCGATATTGTCCCTTAAAAACGTAAGTCTAAGCTCACTAAGATCATTTGGCACGAAGCCTAAGATAGCGCTTTGGCCTTGCCTATTGTAGCCATAGTCCCATCTTTTGCCACTTCCATCTTTATAATTATTTGCTTTGGTGAAATTTGCATTTAAAATGGTATAAAAATTTGCGCCGCGATATTTAAAAAGCGATGAGTTGTAAAAGCTTTTGCCATACATTCCAGCTGAGATATGAAACATATCAGTTGAGTTATCAAGCAAATTTGTAACAAATGGATATTCGCTTCTTTGAGTGCGGTCAAACTGATTTTCTACAAAGGCACTTTGTGCAACGTTTGGCGTGATGACTGGTGGCGGTGCAAATTCTCTAATAGGCTTTATAACGTCTAAATTTGCTTCATTTGCTAGAAGCAGTGATGAAAGAACTGCTAGGCTTAAAATGGGCCTCATGTAAACTCCTTTTTAAAGATATAATTATGATTTCTTTTATCAGAATTGTAGTAGCAAAACCCTTTATAAAAGTTGATGTAAGTCATCCTTTAAATTTTTAATCCATAATTACGAGCTTATTGTAGATAAAATGCTTGATTTTATTTTTGCAAGAGTAGCTAAATGGTGTAAATTTAATGTGAAAAATGTATAAAATTTTGATAATTGTTATATAAAAAATTTTAGATCATAGATTGATTTAATTATGCTCTAAAATTATTAAGCCTATCTCTTAGCTCTTTTGAAATGGTAAATTTTGAGAGTTCATATTTATCAAAAATGATGATCAAATCATCACCTAGTGGTTGCACTAACCCAAAGCAAGCATCTCTATCAAGACGGTTTTTCTTAAATTTTACGCTCAAAGTTTCAACTTTTTTCTTATCGCCAAAGCTCTTAATGGCGATCTCGTCGATATCCTTAAAGTAAAATTTTATGCTTTTTGAGCCTTTTGTGATGATAAACCCATCATCTTCAATACGTAAAAAGTTGTTTTGAAAAATTTTTCTAA comes from Campylobacter concisus and encodes:
- a CDS encoding TonB-dependent receptor domain-containing protein; amino-acid sequence: MRPILSLAVLSSLLLANEANLDVIKPIREFAPPPVITPNVAQSAFVENQFDRTQRSEYPFVTNLLDNSTDMFHISAGMYGKSFYNSSLFKYRGANFYTILNANFTKANNYKDGSGKRWDYGYNRQGQSAILGFVPNDLSELRLTFLRDNIDKDKQPEHAMDAFKTTRKVGKLNIRLGEEDLSNTLNFELILKKVERKADNFHLRDATPNVKVDLKRNIFEANLKYDVDFSSFYNQIGAGFEKDKHDGKRYMKQGNNWVFNGYRFADVRNDKFMLFDTLAYKFNEANEASLALKYEEQRSKLNGLDAKFFAPNPAISTTRGLLRQIYGKDVSDKIKKDAFSASLKYKFTPNDKDSYFVKLESLSRLPSNMERFNALYGAGDNGWIANPNLEPERHNRAVLGFKFGSQFYKEYLNSLQNKDAFSFGGHFIADSVKNLIIFDRRHSKAAMPLNKNAVISRNVDATLYSVNLNSEYSFARHFGLKSSLYYNYGQNKTDGRPLYQIRPFEANFAFDYKDYASFGSYNLGTALRLVSKQTRGDFSKQNGLGIDKKEAAKGFGLLDLYGGVEFKNKVGIRFGVANLFDKDYAEFISGDHVAALDPVVVHAPGRTFFISFHSSF
- a CDS encoding molybdate transport repressor, producing the protein MTTKESKKDVFWALVFGLGLFIFSIVGYFYLALGAVSLFGIIIGALSVFFCVRKIFQNNFLRIEDDGFIITKGSKSIKFYFKDIDEIAIKSFGDKKKVETLSVKFKKNRLDRDACFGLVQPLGDDLIIIFDKYELSKFTISKELRDRLNNFRA